A window from Micromonospora profundi encodes these proteins:
- a CDS encoding M1 family metallopeptidase gives MRGTPRRLLVAAALLVTGALVTSGCDSTAPDAATPAPSASPKPSRVFTAGAAGVGDSYFPTYGNGGYDVGQYTIKVRYDPAKDRLTGTATVQATATADLSTFNLDLAGLTVREVTVDGAPATHSRDGNELVIKPAAGLITGNGFVAEIAYSGVPKPLENEALGSGGFLHTPDGAIALGQPESASTWFPVNDHPSDKAAYDIEITVPKGLTAISNGLPGGSTTTDGWTTWKWSEKSPMASYLSTVVIGKFRITTGEHKGRPVYSAVTSTVAKGAPDASIAQTVKVADYLESVFGPYPVDAYGGVVVSDSRISYALETQSRPVYSAGFFRRGENTDVVAHELAHQWFGNSVALAKWEDIWLNEGFATYAEWLWAEHTRQSTAKQAFQARYAGVPAEVWRTPPGRPGMTKLFSESVYERGGMTVHALRVAVGDKAFFEIIKTWLAEKRNGTATTAEFVALAERISDKKLKPLFDAWLYGTKKPPAPKPL, from the coding sequence ATGCGGGGAACGCCGCGCAGGCTGCTGGTTGCTGCAGCACTGCTGGTGACCGGGGCGCTCGTGACGTCCGGGTGCGACTCGACCGCGCCGGACGCGGCGACACCGGCACCGAGCGCGTCCCCGAAGCCGTCGCGGGTGTTCACCGCCGGTGCGGCCGGAGTCGGCGACAGCTACTTCCCCACCTACGGCAACGGCGGCTACGACGTCGGGCAGTACACCATCAAGGTGCGCTACGACCCGGCGAAGGACCGGCTTACCGGCACCGCCACAGTGCAGGCCACAGCTACGGCCGACCTGTCGACGTTCAACCTCGACCTGGCCGGCCTGACCGTCAGGGAGGTGACGGTGGACGGGGCACCGGCCACCCACAGCCGGGACGGGAACGAGCTGGTGATCAAGCCGGCCGCCGGCCTGATCACCGGCAACGGGTTCGTCGCCGAGATCGCGTACTCCGGCGTTCCGAAGCCGCTGGAGAACGAGGCGCTCGGCAGCGGCGGCTTTCTGCACACCCCCGACGGCGCAATCGCGCTGGGCCAGCCCGAGTCGGCGAGCACCTGGTTCCCGGTCAACGACCACCCGTCCGACAAGGCCGCCTACGACATCGAGATCACCGTCCCGAAGGGGCTCACCGCGATCAGCAACGGTCTGCCGGGTGGCTCGACAACCACTGACGGCTGGACCACCTGGAAGTGGTCGGAGAAGTCGCCGATGGCCAGCTACCTGAGCACTGTGGTGATCGGCAAGTTCCGGATCACCACAGGCGAGCACAAGGGGCGGCCGGTCTACAGCGCGGTCACCTCGACAGTGGCCAAGGGCGCCCCGGACGCGTCGATCGCGCAGACCGTCAAGGTGGCCGACTACCTGGAGAGCGTCTTCGGGCCGTACCCGGTCGACGCGTACGGCGGTGTGGTGGTCTCCGACAGCCGGATCTCCTACGCGCTGGAGACCCAGAGCCGGCCGGTCTACTCCGCAGGCTTCTTCAGGCGTGGCGAGAACACCGATGTGGTCGCCCACGAGTTGGCCCACCAGTGGTTCGGCAACAGTGTGGCGCTCGCCAAGTGGGAGGACATCTGGCTCAACGAGGGCTTCGCGACGTACGCGGAGTGGCTCTGGGCCGAGCACACCCGGCAGTCCACAGCCAAGCAGGCGTTCCAGGCCCGGTACGCCGGCGTGCCTGCCGAGGTGTGGAGGACGCCGCCGGGCCGGCCGGGGATGACGAAGCTGTTCAGCGAGTCGGTCTACGAGCGCGGCGGGATGACGGTGCACGCGCTGCGGGTGGCCGTCGGCGACAAGGCGTTCTTCGAGATCATCAAGACCTGGCTGGCCGAGAAGCGCAACGGCACCGCCACCACGGCGGAGTTCGTGGCCCTGGCGGAGCGCATCTCCGACAAGAAGCTCAAGCCCCTCTTCGACGCCTGGCTCTACGGCACCAAAAAGCCCCCAGCCCCCAAACCCCTCTGA
- a CDS encoding LCP family protein produces the protein MVLGSMAPRRRWLLFGLTALAIVALVVAGTVVINRLAGDDTPQRAAPAAGSPSPSPVSTPTPSPTGPPPGADITGPLNLLLVGVDTRVSVPGWEPHSDAVLVLHVPKGLGKAYLFSLPRDLVVDIPAFPKAGYPGGRTKLTHAMSYGSRVPGKPKQPNTAQGYELLRSTVSGYTGLRIDAGAVLTFNGFDRLVDSLGGVDIYVDQRVASMHRRPDGKHRQSAPGGYTGPQMVYEKGERHLNGWQALDYARQRYMTGGDYARQRHQQQLIRALTRKILDEGLARQPERVDQVVAALGNTLIYVGGRRIVDLAYALSNVPENRFVLVGLPGSGVGRGSAYRGEQLTATGRGFLTELRAGRADAYLTKHPTLQVKT, from the coding sequence ATGGTTCTGGGGTCGATGGCACCGCGCCGACGATGGTTGTTGTTCGGGTTGACCGCCCTGGCGATCGTGGCTCTTGTCGTGGCCGGGACGGTGGTCATCAACCGGCTGGCCGGTGACGACACGCCACAGCGCGCGGCGCCGGCGGCCGGTTCGCCGAGCCCGTCGCCGGTCAGCACGCCCACCCCGAGCCCCACCGGTCCGCCGCCGGGCGCCGACATCACCGGCCCGCTGAACCTGCTGCTGGTCGGGGTCGACACCCGTGTCAGCGTGCCCGGCTGGGAGCCGCACTCCGACGCCGTACTCGTGCTGCACGTACCGAAAGGGCTGGGTAAGGCGTACCTCTTCTCCCTGCCCCGCGACCTGGTGGTGGACATCCCGGCGTTCCCCAAGGCCGGCTATCCGGGCGGCCGGACCAAGCTCACCCACGCCATGAGCTACGGAAGCCGGGTGCCGGGCAAGCCGAAGCAGCCGAACACCGCCCAGGGGTACGAGCTGCTGCGCAGCACCGTCAGCGGCTACACCGGGCTGCGCATCGACGCTGGCGCGGTGCTCACCTTCAACGGGTTCGACCGGCTGGTCGACTCCCTCGGAGGGGTGGACATCTACGTCGACCAGCGGGTCGCCTCGATGCACCGCCGGCCGGACGGCAAGCACCGGCAGAGCGCGCCCGGCGGCTACACCGGGCCGCAGATGGTCTACGAGAAGGGCGAGCGGCACCTCAACGGCTGGCAGGCGCTGGACTACGCGCGGCAGCGCTACATGACGGGCGGGGACTACGCCCGGCAGCGCCACCAGCAGCAGCTGATCCGTGCCCTGACCCGCAAGATTCTCGACGAGGGCCTGGCCCGGCAGCCGGAACGGGTCGACCAGGTGGTCGCCGCGCTGGGCAACACCCTGATCTACGTGGGTGGTCGCCGGATCGTCGACCTGGCGTACGCGCTCAGCAATGTGCCGGAGAACCGGTTCGTACTCGTCGGCCTGCCCGGCTCGGGCGTCGGCAGGGGCAGCGCCTACCGCGGCGAGCAGCTCACCGCGACCGGCCGAGGGTTCCTCACCGAACTCCGCGCAGGCCGAGCCGACGCCTACCTGACAAAACACCCGACCCTGCAGGTAAAAACGTAA